ATACTTTGTGCTTTGCACCTTTTCCATTGGTGTCACCCCTAGCCTAGACCTTCATATACGTTAGGCACCGATATTTGAAGTTGTGGTTTTTATGGAGTATATTAAGAAAACGTTGATGAATACTACTAACTAGCTCATCATTGGTTTACCAGAGAATAAGCCAACGAACCGCGGAGCTTGAGAGTGGAGCAGAGAATTTTGCTTCCCTGGCCCAGGAGCTTGCGAAATCAATGGAGAACAAGAAATGGTGGAAGCTATAATTAACGTTGTTGTGTTTGTATATGCTGCGTCCTACACAAATCAAGTAGGTCCAATCCAGGCATGACATTTACATGTACTGATTGCTGATTGCCATTGATTCATATTCATTGTGTGCCATCTGGTGGTGTTGTGTATAATATTAGTAGGAGGGGAGCCTTGGGGAAATATGTAGCGCAAACTTTATATGTAAGACAAACTGTCTGATTATGAAGTGAATGTGAGAGATTTGTCCATGTCATCAcgagtaaaagttttatttgTGGTGATGTGGATAAATCTTATACGTCAATTTGTTTTATCATTTTTAGGTAtgcactacatatatatatatatatatatatatatatatatatatatatatatatatatatatatatatatatatatatatatatatatatatatatatatatatatatatatatatatatatatatatatataattcgtTTGTGGTACATATTTCTCCGAGCTTGTCGCGGTGGTCGTTTATACACACGTTAGCTTTAGGGTCATGTTGTACTACACGAGAATGtaatgtttctctctctcttttttttttgaaagaaagaaagatagtAATATGTTGTATTACAGCAGAATGTAATGATATACTAGTATGTAGGAAGAGTGGAAGGTAGTTTTGGGAAGAGAAATGGGGATGTGAGTAGTTTGTGGTTGGGAGTGTAACGGGTGGGGTGGTTTGGAAGGTGATGAGGTATTGGATGGAGTGGAGGGAAGGCTGAGGTTTGCCGACGAGTTCCCAAAAGTGGGATACGGACAgatggatagatagatagatagatagggcCGGCAACCCAGTTgggttttcctttcctttttgcGTTGATAAACccaggcgggggcggcgccgcgcAGCTTACCAATACCAATTGGAGTAGAACCAACCAAGGAAAGAATGGCCCGGCTGCTACTCTCCGGCGTCGcgccgctccccctcctcccctgccGCCGTCGCGCCATTGCATTTGCGCTCCCACTTGGGAatgtccgcctccgcctccgtgtGGCCGCACCCACCAGCCGCGTGGCCACCGTGGAGGAGGACGACAATGAAAATaatgctcctcctcctccttgtgaGGACTTCGACCCGGGCGCGGCGCCCCCGTTTGGTCTGGCCGACATCCGCGCCGCTATCCCCAAGCACTGTTGGGTGAAGGACCCCTGGCGATCCATGGGGTACGTGCTGCGCGACGTGGTGGTGGTGTTcgccctcgctgccgccgccgcgcgcctccacAGCTGCCTCGCCTGGCCGCTCTACTGGGCGGCGCAGGGAACCATGTTCTGGGCGCTCTTCGTCCTCGGCCACGACTGGTACGACGGTATTCATTTCCATTTTGATTCCTACTCCACTCTACTACACTAGTAGTAATTAATTCGTTCATGGAATTGGAATTGCAGCGGGCACGGGAGCTTCTCCAACAACTCGAGGCTCAACAGCGTGATGGGCCACATACTCCACTCCTCCATCCTCGTACCCTACCATGGCTGGAGGATTAGCCACAGGACGCATCATCAGAACCATGGCCATGTCGACAAGGATGAGTCCTGGCATCCCGTACgcattccttccttccttctcgATTTCACTACTTAATTGCAACTACTCCAGTTGGGTTTCCCCATTGCAAATGAATCTGATCAATCCAATCCAAAATGCAGCTCCCCGAGCGGCTGTACAGGAGCCTTAACAGAGCCACCCGGATGCTCCGCTTCTCCATACCCTTCCCCATGCTCGCCTACCCATTCTACCTGGTTAATTAATTGCTACTCTAGTACTCTACTAATATTACTAGCATAACAATGTACTCTACGTTCATTAttccattatatatatttatatgtgatGTGATGATTAAGACGATGATGAATGGATGGATatattgcatgcatgcagtggTCTCGGAGCCCAGGAAAGTCTGGTTCGCATTTCCATCCCAGCAGCGACCTGTTCCAGCCCAACGAAAGGAACGATGTGCTGACATCCACAGCGTGCTGGGTGGCCATGGCTGCCCTCCTCGCAGGCCTCACCTTCCTCATGGGACCCCTCCTCATGCTCAACCTCTACTTTGTCCCTTACTGGGTACGTAGTTACCCCCTACATACATACGTTGGTTCATTGATGTGATCTGTGGATTGGGTTCCTCTATCCTCTGCCTgccctcgatctcctcttttgTGGATGTGGGGAACAAAACCTACCTTGCTTTCTTTTCTCATCAGTTTGTATTTCAATTCTACTTCTCTGCAGATTTTTGTTATGTGGCTGGACTTCGTCACCTACTTGCACCATCACGGCCACAACGACAAGCTGCCCTGGTACCGTGGCAAGGTCCGTTTAACTAATTACTAACATTTTTTACTATCAATTACTATTAGAcgacatgcatatatacatcaTTTCTTCTCTCTAATTAAACTCGCTCACACTATATGCATGCTTAATATATTCAGAAATCaagcaatatatatgtatgcatggcTCACACACTGAATGAATAAGCTAGGTTGCAACTTTTATTTATGCCGTTGGATCTAGTAATCGATTGATTGCAGTacgtagaaaaaaaaagattaggcATAACTACCTTGTCAAAAATAGTCAATTTAGGAAGGGACTTTGACCTGAGCCTGTGATTAAACGAGTCATAGAAACTAGATGATAATGCAAAGATGCGATCTTCTGTCCACAAAAAATCACAATACGTTGTGGTCCATGATGCAAATGCAAGTTGGATCACAACTTTTGTATACATGCATCTTTTTCCTAGAGAGCTGCATCGTTTTCAGAATTCATACTGTGAGGCagtgaatttttttcttttttttttctttagaaaatgtTCGTAGGCAGAGAATTACTCAAGGAAAtccaaataataataatctcACTTTTGCACTTTTGTACTGAATAGATTGATGATATGTACAGGAATGGAGCTATTTGCGGGGAGGACTGACGACAGTGGACAGGGACTATGGGTGGATCAACAACATCCACCACGACATCGGGACACATGTCATTCACCATCTTTTCCCCCAAATCCCGCATTACCATCTAATTGAGGCGGTAAGCTCTAGTCTCTGCAGTGCATGCGGAGTACTAGTAATTAAATTATGCTATGTGATGTTTATCAGTACGTAGTGCTGAGTAATTACTAAGAAGCATGGGTGATGAAAATGTGCAGACGGAAGCAGCAAAGGGTGTGATGGGGAAATACTACAGGGAGCCGGACAAGTCTGGGCCTTTTCCCTTACACCTGTTTGGAGCGCTGTCCCGGAGCTTGAAACGCGACCACTATGTCAGCGACACCGGAGATGTGGTCTACTACCAGACCGACCCTGCTAACTAAATTAATTTTACATTTCCTTCAATTCTTTTAAGCCCGGAGGCTTAAATTAGCTTAATTAGATAGCTGCGACTGACCTGGACATGTATTCAACATTCGATCCACAGACAGATAGAAAGAGACCTATATATATCGCCGATCAATCGATATATATGTGCGTGTCCGTGTGGAGATATGGAGGTCACAATTCTTTCCATggatatataggagtatacaTACATGTATTGAAGGATATGTAGCTAGATTTGATGTGCGTGCGTGCTGTACTTTGTAAGACGCAGCATAAAGCTAGTGACAATTTGGACAAGGCCATATTGATATATCCATTATATACACACCTCAATGCCTCATTACATTTATATATTGTTTCAAATACTGTAGCAATTACATATGGAGGGTGATAGgagtagaggagagagagaggaggattggaggaagaagaaaggttATCCACTGACATATAGGCCCGGTCAGTGGTGACTCAGCGAGATGGGCCCGTTTTGTCAAGATGGAGGGTGAAAATTTCTGGCAAACTcgacgtaaagttgagggatgacAGGTGGACTTATTTCCTATTTCATGTGCATCTCAAATTTGAGCCCATATATCTGATGATTTAAGTCCAGATGACATCCCTCCCACCGTAAGCCCATTTACATTTTCCAACCCatcccatattcatattattctaaaaaaaaaaagaaaagggaaagccCAACCCATCCGCAGGCGGCACGGCGGAGTGagcgccggcggccggagcggaggagctAGGGTTCCGATGGCTGTGGCCGCTGCCCAAGACCTCCCGCCGACCTTCCATCCCAACCCCTCGCCTTTGCCTTCCTCCATGGAGCCGCGCCTCCGCCAGCTCCGCAGGGTTCCGCTCCTCGACTTCGTCGCCCGCATCGCCGACCTCCATGCCGATCAGGCCAGCCCCGTCCGCAAGCTCGTCGCCGAGTCAGTGTCCCTTTCTCCTCTTGGTCTTGGACCTCCCAATTTCATCCTCCCGTCCTAGGTTTTTATATTTGGATTGTGTGTGGTTTAGGTGTCAACGTTGAGTCACTCTGTAATTTTATTTCCACACACATTCGATGCTAAGTTTCCACTCTTCTATTTACCACTCACCAACAGTAACAAATGATAATTTAGCGCTTGCTAGTTATTAACAATACTGTACACGAGCCTGCTCGCTCAAGGTGTTGTTGTTCATAAGAGCGTCTATTAGAAATTATAATACTCTGCCCACGCTTTTCACTGTGCTCGTATATGCTCATGGTTTTTTTGCTACATGTGCATGTCAATTCTACCCCGACATAGGATGATTGGTGAGGTTGGGTCAAAACACATGGCATACCTTCCCAATGTCATGCCTTGTCTGCTTCATCTTCTCAACGATGACACACCTGCGGTCGCAAGGCAAGCTATTAAAACAGGAACAACCTTGTTTGCCAAAGTACTACGACAGCTAGTTATTCAGGTAATTTTATCAGAAGCTCTTCGAGCAGCCTGTGTGGGTGAACTTTGCCTAACATCGCTGGTTTGCCGGATTTGATATCAGGGCTTGTTCTCAAGTGGTGGCATTGATGATTCATTAAAATTATCCTGGGAGGCACTGCTCAAGCTTAAATCTGCTGTGTCACACATGGCCTTTCAGGTAAGGCACTATCTTTTTCCTCGTGGCTGGTCAATTTCATCCTCTCCTCCTGCCATTTCTTACATCTGCGTAACCTGCTGTATAGCCGATGAGCAATGAAGGAGCCAGGTTACTGGCTATTAAATTTGTTGAAAAAACAGTTCTATTGTACACCCCTGATCTTGATACCCCACCGGATCCACCAATTGAAGTTACAGAAGGTATAACATACACGGCATTtcatacccccccccccccccccaaaaaaaaaaacatttgccaATATTTTGGAGTTGTGCCATGATGGTCTGTCATCTGTAAATCCTTTTGTAGATATGGGATTCAATGTAGCGTGGCTGAGAGGAGGTCACCCTTTGCTTAATGTTGGAGATCTGGCAATGGAAGCCAGCCAGAACCTTGGATTGCTGCTAGAACAGCTTAAGCCTCCTAAAGTAAAATCACTCAGTACTTCCATGATCATTGTCTTTGTTACTAGGTTTGTCTCATCCATTTGTGTTCCACTGTCTTTTCTATATATTACCTTTCTTACCATTCTTGGAACAAATATATTTCCTGTATGAGGATGTTGTAACATTTATTCATTCTGTTTGTAGAAGAAAGTGCAGGTTTCTTCCATGTTATATTTTTATCTTCTACcattttttcctcatcctctaACATGAATTTCCCTCAGCCTCTCAGCTATCGCGCAAAGAAGACCTTCATTTTACGGACGCATACTTCCAGTTTTACTTTCTTTGGATCCAGCAAGTTCCATTATTAAAGTGCAAGTCCCAGGTGCTTTCCATGCTTTGAAGAGTGCCTTTGCTGCATGCCTGAAATGTACACATTCAAGTGCAGAGCCGGTATTTCTTTTAGCTTGTACAACTAGTAACTTATAACTTATAAATGTTGCATTCATAATATCTGATATTGTCTGTTAACTTTTTCTCGGTGAACCTTTCTTTCTACTGGCAGGTTTCACATGTATCACTCCGTGCCTATTTCATTATGTGCTTAAAAACTgtagttaattaatttattatgtaaGAGGCTATGCTGTTTTTATTTGGTCAGTGTACTCAAGAGTTTTGCATACTGTATACACATGTTAGGTCGCTTAGGTGCCTATGGGTTTCCTAGATGGGGCTCAGTTAATCACATCTTTGGTCTCATTTGTCCTGGAAGGCGCCAATGTTTTTGATTGGTTACTAGTTCGGTTAGATTGTGGATGCAGGATGAATGAGTGAGTATGGTTTAGTACTTTGGTTGGATGCATGTATTATGGGAGTGGTGAAAAAGAACTAAACTAAACCAATTATGTCTATTGTACCATTCTAACCATAAACTAAGCATAAAATAAGTTCCTTCATTGTGACATTTTAACCGTATATAATCGAAATTAGCAATTACTCCCAGCTCCCGGGGAATATCAgagttcttttctttattttgcaTATTGCCTTTCTTGATTGATGGAACCACATTCCAATAGATAAGTTCATTACCAGTGCCAGCATCATATATTGGAGAGTTTGGACTTTGGCAGTAAACAAGCTGGGGTTTCTTGGGGAGACAATAACATCACGCAGTTGTTAGGCGGTGGCAATTTGTCAGGCAGCACTAAATCAGGCATGAGCTTCAACATATGTGGGGTTTTAGTGTCAGCTTTAGCAGCCTGGGAGGCAGCATATTTGGTAGTGTCATGGCAATGTGGGagatatatatgctttatttcCTTATTCTGCTGAACCATGCTCATTTCCTGTACGCCTTGCATCCTGTTCATGTGAGCCTAGGCTGGGTACATGCTTTATTTCCTTGTTCTGCTGTATTAGGCTTGAGGGAGGAGATTGTCCACCTGTCTGGACTCCTAGGGATGATTGGTTATGATACAAACAACCGCTGGCCTCAATGAAAGGAGGGCACCAATCAAAATGTGCAAATTACCCATGCATATCATTTCATATACTGATGTCGGGATTACTAACTTCATATTTTATCAATGGAACACATTCTTTTATCAATAGCATGTTCTTTACTATTTTCTAAATGACTTAATCCGAAATTTCCATTTTGCAGTGGCGAGCTCGCCTATTGGAAGCTCAAAATATTATCAACCAGGCTGATTCGATAGAACATTCTTCAAACAGGGTAGAATCATTGCCTCTGGTATATACTGTACCTCTATATCCAATATCGCTCTCTTAAATTAATAGGGATAAAGGGAATAATGATAGGAAATTTACAATGCTTGTATATTCTTACCCCTTAAGTTTGGTCCAATTTTAATAGGAGACAACAAGCACAGATAACAGTAACAAGCGTAATCTGATCGATGACATCGATAATGCGCCAGAAGATGGTGATCGTTCCAACAAAAGAATTAGGCAATCACATCATGATCAAGAACATACTGAAAATGTAAAGAATAATGTGGAGCTAACCTCTGCTGATACCCCATCTAGCCCGTCCAACTCTGCAAGTACTGGAAATTCTGAAGCTGTATATCAATTAGTTAGTATGTTTGCTGCATTAGCCGCTCAAGGTGACAGAGCGGCTGGATCACTGCAAATCCTGTCATCCAGTATTGCTGCTGACTTATTAGCAGAGGTGGTAATGGTTAACATGCAACACCTGCCAGTTTCTCATCCTGAAGTAGACCAACAACAATCTCCTTCAGCTGGCCAGCCATCTGGTGCTCCGAGTTCAAGTCTTCTTTCAGCATGCTTTCCTCTGTTAGAATCTTTATTGAaggttggttttttatctaGATTTTATTGATTCATTAGAGTTTCTTCTTTGACTTTTGTTTATTGAACTTTGTCTTCAGAGAATAAATCAAAATGATCGAGAGGTCGATGAAGCACCTCAAACTATAGATTCTGCTGTTGTGCCATCTGCTGCTGGTGAAACTGCAGCAATTCCTGCCATTCCTGGACCTACCTCAAGAAATGTACCTATGGAGGAGAATAGTAATAGTTCATCAATTCCATCTGATATGGAAACTATAGAGGCTAAAGAACCCACTGCAGATGCCGCTAGGTTATCAATTGAGATTCAAGAATCATCAGAAGCTTCCCATGCTTCAACAGAACTTCAAGGAACCCAAGAGCATGGTGGCAGTTTTATTAGTTCATTGCCTGCTGATAATTCCTCAGCTGGTCTTAGTTTGGCTCAATCTTCAGAAACTCGTAGTCCAAGCTCTTCTATGGTGGAAGCAAGTCAGACTCAGTTCTCATATTCAAGCACACTTACTTCACAGCATGTGCTTCCAAAGTTGGTTGTGACTAATATTGATCTCAGCGATGAGGCTAAAGATCTACTTCAAAAAGAAGCATTTTTGCGGATTCTTGATTGTGATAAACAAGATGCATCTGGTGGTTCAATAGCTCGTCTTCCCTTGCTTGCTCACTTGGGTGTTGAGGTACATGTTACATTGCCTCCTTTAGAGTAATATTCTTTTGCTTCAATTCGGTTAGTGTTTTTTGTGTGCACCATTGTTTGGTTAATTTATCCATTGACAGTTTCTTTGCAGAAGCAATTAATTGATAGTGCCTGCAATGTTTAAACCAATGATGCTTCAGTTTCTTGTATTTTGTCATAGTTACACTCCTTTTACATTATGCTACTTGATAGTGCAGTTCCCTTTGGAGTTGGACCCTTGGGAGCTTCTCCAGAAGCATGTACTGTCTGATTATGTAAATAATGAGGTACAGGTGTACAAAATCATAGAATTTCTTTTctgtacagttttttttttgggtccaCTGGGTGCAACTGGTATCAATTCTCTATTATAAACACAAGTGTTGGATGGGAACTGATTTAGTCCAtaccaaaaaaaagagagaactgAAAGCTTTTTAGTCCTGCCTAGGTGACTGAACTGGGAGAAAAATCCAGTTCAACCACATGGCTTTGATTCAAACCAAATTACCTTGCTAAACGTTACGGATTTTGCACAGAATGCTACCTATCTGGTAGACTGGCAGCGAAAGATCATACTTGACAACTACCATGACAATTACAAGAACATATCCCCAACCTCCATTGCCAAAGTATTTATGgaaataaaatatgtttgttCAGCTTCACTTTTTTTAACTTCTAGTTGTAGGGCTGGCGCTGTATCTGTGGTATGTGGTTCAACTAGCAAGCCAATATCTTGACCAGTTAACTAGACACAACATTTTTTATCTTCATTCTAGTTTaccaaactactccctccattcttatTTATATAGCAAGCCTATGACGATGATCATTATCTATTTATTATATCAAAATGTTTACCCAGATTATGTTTCATGTAACTCTGTTGCTTTATCTAATTACATGCTTTAATCAGTTTACCCCTTACAATGGTCTGACTATCTTTCCTTGAGCAGGGACACGAGCTGACACTGTGCATTCTGAACAGGTTGTATCGTGAAGCAGAACAGGATCAAGACTTCCTTTCATCGAGAACTGCAACATCAGTTTATGAATCGTTTCTTCTGACTGTTGTATGTCTTCTTATGATATCTCTAACTTTGTCACTGTATTGTTTTTCTTGCATCATGTCCAACCACTTCTTATTTGGCGTAGGCTGAAAATCTTCGCGATATGTTTCCGGCTTCAGATAAATCACTTGGAAAATTACTTTGTGAGATACCATACTTACCAGAGGGTGTATTGAAGTTGCTAGAGGGCTTATGTTCTCCTGGAAGCAATGAGAAGCAGGACAAGGATCTGCAGAGTGGTGATAGGGTAACTCAAGGACTTAGTGCTGTCTGGAACCTTATCATGTTAAGACCTTCAAATCGAGACAGATGTCTGGAGATCGCTTTGCAGGTGCTAGACTGACTTCATGACATATTTACTCACCTTGTGTAAATGTGCGATACGCTTGCTTAGATGTGCAGCTCTTCTCACATGATTTTTGTGAGTCACAAACTGTCATGAGATTGTCAGGAACTCCACCTGTGGTAGCATGAGAAAGTTTTctattttgatttttgattcAGTGGTAGAGCATGCAAGAGTCATTTGACATGATGTCAGTTTTAGTTGTTTCATGTGTCTTGGAAGAGTTCAGGACAGTTGAACACTCAAAATATGAGTAATGTTTTGCATCTCTATTTCCCTTTTATGGACATAAGCGTCAGATTGAACTCCAAACGTGCAATTACCAATGAATGAAACTTATATACTGGTTAGGACTTGATGTTGGTTTTGTTGACTGGTACTCTAGTGCTACTTTTCTGGTTCAAGTATAGCTTGTTCCTTTTTTATGATTCTAAGTAGAAGTTTTTCTTGCAGAGTTCAATCCATCATCTAGATGAGGTCCGCATGAAGGCAATACGCTTGGTAATTGACCTAATTGTTTGTGCTTGCATGAAACATGCATTTATGTGATTTTAACCATTTTGTTTCTCATTTGGTAATAACAGGTAGCAAATAAGCTATTTCCTATGGCAAGCATTTCAAAAAGGATTGAAgattttgcaaatgaaaaactTAATTCAGTTCTGGAAGTAGTTCCAGCTGATGAATCAGCAGCTTCTGAAATGTCTACTCCAGAAGCACCCAAGGTTTGATTTATGCTCTAATTTCTTTCACATGTACTGTTCTGGACTTATTACAGTTTAGTTGATTCTTAAATAGAATTGCGGTTGAACTTTGTCATAAAATCAACCAAGTAATACACTAAAACCAAGAAACAGATGAAAAACAGACGAATAAAGTCATATAGATGAACCTACGAAGTgatgtaaaaagaaaaagtgaTGAGTAAGATATGCAGAATTGTAGATGACTTAATTGATATTGTCTTGGAAGATAACCTTGAGTACATTTCTGTTCCTTTTCAAGTGAATTATAGTGCTGCCTTTTCTTATTGGGATGAACTGTGTCTTATGAAGGATGGTGGTTCAGAAAATTTATCGTCTTCAGTAGCAGATTCTCAAACTTTGATGTCACTCTATTTTGCTTTGTGCACCAAGGTTAGTATTTACTAAAGTTTAACATCTTGATCTGATTCTATGGATTTTACTAACAGCATGCAATTTACATCTTACTTGCCAGAAGCATTCCCTTCTTCGGCATGTATTTGCAATATATGGAAGTCTACCACAAGCTGCCAAGCAGGTCTGTGCTGACTGCTTCTCTCTGCCATGCCAATGGCTCAATCAGTAATAAACTATATCCATTTGATATATTGTATACCTTTCAGGCAGTTCATCGACAAGTACCCATTCTGATCCGCACAATAGGCTCATCTCCCAGTCTTCTTGGGATCATCTCAGACCCACCAGCTGATAGTCGGGACCTACTGATGCAGGTGCAAGTTGTTCTTTTatgataaaaatccaaaattctGCTTAAATGTGTACAGAAAAAGATGTTTCATCAAATTTTCTTAAAAGGTTTGTTTTATCTGAATACATCATAACCCATGAAATTGCATCGCCACACAGGTTTTACAGACACTCACCGATGGAGCaatgccatctcaagatctgaTTTCCTCTGTAAAGAACTTATATTCTAAAACAAAGGTTCTTTACTTATCTTTATCAGAGTTCAACTTTTGTTTCTGGACTGATTCCCACCTGAGATACTATTAACATTCTGGCTTCATTTTGCAGGAT
The window above is part of the Oryza sativa Japonica Group chromosome 7, ASM3414082v1 genome. Proteins encoded here:
- the LOC4344389 gene encoding omega-3 fatty acid desaturase, chloroplastic encodes the protein MARLLLSGVAPLPLLPCRRRAIAFALPLGNVRLRLRVAAPTSRVATVEEDDNENNAPPPPCEDFDPGAAPPFGLADIRAAIPKHCWVKDPWRSMGYVLRDVVVVFALAAAAARLHSCLAWPLYWAAQGTMFWALFVLGHDCGHGSFSNNSRLNSVMGHILHSSILVPYHGWRISHRTHHQNHGHVDKDESWHPLPERLYRSLNRATRMLRFSIPFPMLAYPFYLWSRSPGKSGSHFHPSSDLFQPNERNDVLTSTACWVAMAALLAGLTFLMGPLLMLNLYFVPYWIFVMWLDFVTYLHHHGHNDKLPWYRGKEWSYLRGGLTTVDRDYGWINNIHHDIGTHVIHHLFPQIPHYHLIEATEAAKGVMGKYYREPDKSGPFPLHLFGALSRSLKRDHYVSDTGDVVYYQTDPAN
- the LOC4344390 gene encoding uncharacterized protein isoform X1; protein product: MAVAAAQDLPPTFHPNPSPLPSSMEPRLRQLRRVPLLDFVARIADLHADQASPVRKLVAEMIGEVGSKHMAYLPNVMPCLLHLLNDDTPAVARQAIKTGTTLFAKVLRQLVIQGLFSSGGIDDSLKLSWEALLKLKSAVSHMAFQPMSNEGARLLAIKFVEKTVLLYTPDLDTPPDPPIEVTEDMGFNVAWLRGGHPLLNVGDLAMEASQNLGLLLEQLKPPKVKSLSTSMIIVFVTSLSAIAQRRPSFYGRILPVLLSLDPASSIIKVQVPGAFHALKSAFAACLKCTHSSAEPWRARLLEAQNIINQADSIEHSSNRVESLPLETTSTDNSNKRNLIDDIDNAPEDGDRSNKRIRQSHHDQEHTENVKNNVELTSADTPSSPSNSASTGNSEAVYQLVSMFAALAAQGDRAAGSLQILSSSIAADLLAEVVMVNMQHLPVSHPEVDQQQSPSAGQPSGAPSSSLLSACFPLLESLLKRINQNDREVDEAPQTIDSAVVPSAAGETAAIPAIPGPTSRNVPMEENSNSSSIPSDMETIEAKEPTADAARLSIEIQESSEASHASTELQGTQEHGGSFISSLPADNSSAGLSLAQSSETRSPSSSMVEASQTQFSYSSTLTSQHVLPKLVVTNIDLSDEAKDLLQKEAFLRILDCDKQDASGGSIARLPLLAHLGVEFPLELDPWELLQKHVLSDYVNNEGHELTLCILNRLYREAEQDQDFLSSRTATSVYESFLLTVAENLRDMFPASDKSLGKLLCEIPYLPEGVLKLLEGLCSPGSNEKQDKDLQSGDRVTQGLSAVWNLIMLRPSNRDRCLEIALQSSIHHLDEVRMKAIRLVANKLFPMASISKRIEDFANEKLNSVLEVVPADESAASEMSTPEAPKDGGSENLSSSVADSQTLMSLYFALCTKKHSLLRHVFAIYGSLPQAAKQAVHRQVPILIRTIGSSPSLLGIISDPPADSRDLLMQVLQTLTDGAMPSQDLISSVKNLYSKTKDIEVLFAVLAHLPKDEVLPVFPSIVNLPLDKFQVALSRILQGSPQNGPSLDPSEILIAIHVIDPEKEGIPLKKVIDACAACFEQRTIFTQQVLAKALNQLVEQIPLPLLFMRTVMQAIGAFPALVDFVMDIMSRLVSKQIWKYPKLWVGFLKCAILTKPQSYGVLLQLPAPQLENALNKNPVLKAPLVEHANQPNVRSTLPRSTLVVLGLAEDQQQPAPQAQSSQNQAAETSSSAADTTTEVTQESSAVS
- the LOC4344390 gene encoding uncharacterized protein isoform X2, giving the protein MAVAAAQDLPPTFHPNPSPLPSSMEPRLRQLRRVPLLDFVARIADLHADQASPVRKLVAEMIGEVGSKHMAYLPNVMPCLLHLLNDDTPAVARQAIKTGTTLFAKVLRQLVIQGLFSSGGIDDSLKLSWEALLKLKSAVSHMAFQPMSNEGARLLAIKFVEKTVLLYTPDLDTPPDPPIEVTEDMGFNVAWLRGGHPLLNVGDLAMEASQNLGLLLEQLKPPKVKSLSTSMIIVFVTSLSAIAQRRPSFYGRILPVLLSLDPASSIIKVQVPGAFHALKSAFAACLKCTHSSAEPWRARLLEAQNIINQADSIEHSSNRVESLPLETTSTDNSNKRNLIDDIDNAPEDGDRSNKRIRQSHHDQEHTENVKNNVELTSADTPSSPSNSASTGNSEAVYQLVSMFAALAAQGDRAAGSLQILSSSIAADLLAEVVMVNMQHLPVSHPEVDQQQSPSAGQPSGAPSSSLLSACFPLLESLLKRINQNDREVDEAPQTIDSAVVPSAAGETAAIPAIPGPTSRNVPMEENSNSSSIPSDMETIEAKEPTADAARLSIEIQESSEASHASTELQGTQEHGGSFISSLPADNSSAGLSLAQSSETRSPSSSMVEASQTQFSYSSTLTSQHVLPKLVVTNIDLSDEAKDLLQKEAFLRILDCDKQDASGGSIARLPLLAHLGVEFPLELDPWELLQKHVLSDYVNNEGHELTLCILNRLYREAEQDQDFLSSRTATSVYESFLLTVAENLRDMFPASDKSLGKLLCEIPYLPEGVLKLLEGLCSPGSNEKQDKDLQSGDRVTQGLSAVWNLIMLRPSNRDRCLEIALQSSIHHLDEVRMKAIRLVANKLFPMASISKRIEDFANEKLNSVLEVVPADESAASEMSTPEAPKDGGSENLSSSVADSQTLMSLYFALCTKKHSLLRHVFAIYGSLPQAAKQAVHRQVPILIRTIGSSPSLLGIISDPPADSRDLLMQVLQTLTDGAMPSQDLISSVKNLYSKTKDIEVLFAVLAHLPKDEVLPVFPSIVNLPLDKFQVALSRILQGSPQNGPSLDPSEILIAIHVIDPEKEGIPLKKVIDACAACFEQRTIFTQQVLAKALNQLVEQIPLPLLFMRTVMQAIGAFPALVMEDWDHQTIKDIHVELPLLHSVGMITY